One Dehalococcoidia bacterium genomic window, CGATGGACAAAATCACTGAGCAGTTAGGTCCCATTATGCGGACAGAATCACTGAGCAGCTACACGATGGGCCGCCGCGCCGGCACCCCCGGCCGCCGCGGATATCGCTCCGGCGTCGGGCCCAGCTTACGCACCAGGACCAGCGACTGCAGCCGCCCGCCGGGCGGCGAGAATGGCAGCACTTCGGCGACCTCGGCGCGCAGCTCGCGGAGCGCCGCGGCCGCCTCCTCCAGCTCGCGGGGGGCAGCGCTTCCTTTCTGGGCCGCCAGCCAGCCCCCAGGGCGCAGGAAGGGCAGCGTGTACTCGAGCAGCACCGGCAGCGGCGCCACCGCGCGCGCCACGGCCAGGGCGTAAGCATCGCGGTGCTCGGGCTCGCGCCCCCAGTCTTCCGCCCTGCCCTCCAGGACACGGACGCCGTCCAGGCCGAGGCGCGCGATGGCCTGGCGCAGGAACGAGCAGCGCTTGCCGTTCGCCTCCACGAGGGCGAGGCTGATGCGGGGCCAGGCGACCTTCAGGGGCAACCCCGGGAAGCCGGCGCCGGTGCCGACGTCGATGACCTCACAGGAGTCGGTCATCACGCCGCGGTCGAGCAGCAGGCGGCCCAGGGCCAGGGCCTCAAGGAAGTGGCGCGACTCGATCTCCCGCGGGTCCCGGACGGCGGTGAGGTTGAAGCGCGTGGCGGCCTCGGCGATGAGGTCGCGGTATGTCTGGAAGGCCTGCACCTGCGACTGGTCCAGCGCGACGCCCAGGCGGCGGGCTTCCTCGGCGAATCCGGCCTCGCTCACTGCCTGATGTTAGCCTGCTCGTCCGGCATAGAGCTTAGGGGCTGGCCTCTAGGTGAAGTCCCTAAAGCCACTCTGTCCATCGCCGATACTTCCCAGGATGCCTGGAATAAGCGTTCAGACCGTCGTACTTGCCTTTGCCGTCCTGCTGGTCCTG contains:
- the rsmG gene encoding 16S rRNA (guanine(527)-N(7))-methyltransferase RsmG codes for the protein MSEAGFAEEARRLGVALDQSQVQAFQTYRDLIAEAATRFNLTAVRDPREIESRHFLEALALGRLLLDRGVMTDSCEVIDVGTGAGFPGLPLKVAWPRISLALVEANGKRCSFLRQAIARLGLDGVRVLEGRAEDWGREPEHRDAYALAVARAVAPLPVLLEYTLPFLRPGGWLAAQKGSAAPRELEEAAAALRELRAEVAEVLPFSPPGGRLQSLVLVRKLGPTPERYPRRPGVPARRPIV